The following nucleotide sequence is from Alteromonas sp. V450.
GGTGTTACGCTCCAGTTACCCACATCGTCTGCGGTGGTGGTTAAATCTGGGGTGCCGTCGCCATCAATATCAACCTCGACCACGGCATTGGCCTCAGCCGTACCGGTGATCACCGTGCCGTTGCCTGCATCGATTGTCGGCGCAGCAGGGGCAGTGGTGTCGATGACCACAGTGCCATTCGCGGTACTGCTATTTCCTTCAAGATCGGTGGCTGTCACTATGGTGCTATAACTGTCTTCCGCTAATGCATCCACGGTATCATCAGCCAGTGTCCAGGTACCGTTGCCTCAGCCGTACCGGTGATCACGGTGCCGTTGCCTGCATCAATAGTCGGTGCGTCAGGTGCAGTCAAGTCGATAACACCATTACTATCTTGTGCGCTCGCAGTATTGCCAGCATTGTCCGTTGCGCTAACAACGACCGTGAAAGGCCCCTCACTTAACTCGACCGGAACTGTCGTGTTAAAATCCCCGTTCTCGTCAACGTCGATATCGAAGTTTTGTGTGTTGTTTTGGCTATCCGTAACGGTAATAGATATGGTTGTTCCGGCAGCAAGATCGGTGGTTCCAGATATTTGTGGTGTGGGGTCGTTAGTTATTTCTTGTGGCTGGAGCGATATGACGGGCGGTGTAGTATCTACAATGCCGCCGTTGTCCACAACCGTTGCAGTATTTCCAGCCTCATCAGTAATTTCGACGGTAACCTGGTAGCTGCCTTCATTTAATGGCTCACCTACATCAACGCTGAAATTTCCGTTTTCATCGGCATTAGTAATAATCGTTTGTTGCTCACCTTGACTATCAATGATCGTGATAACGATATCATCGGTTGTCGATGCATCAGTTGTTCCCGATATAGTGGGGGTATTATCGTTCCCCTCGGCTTGAGGAGTAAGTGTCACTGTGGGCGGTGTGACATCAAGTTCTATTGTGGCGTCAGTTGTGGTGCTATTACCTGTGTCATCAGTAACGGTAACTTCAACATCGATGTCTCCCTCTTGAATACTATCCGGTATATCGACATTAAACTCACCGTTCTCGTCAGTGGTGTCGACTATTGTTACAGTGTTACCTTCATTATCAGTAATAACGACAACTATTTCTGCATTCGGTGCATCAGAGCTACCGCCAATACCTTCGCTTCCATTTGTCGGAGAGCCTGTCTCGATAACTATACTCGGGCCTGATGTGTCAATTACCGCGTTGATTGACGTGGTGCCAACATTTCCTGCTGCGTCCGTAACAGTAGCACTAACCGTAAAATCGCCTTCTGCGAGCGGTTCGGGCGTTTCAACACTAAACGTTCCGTCTTCTTGTACCAGTACATTAACCGACTGCACGACGCCATTACTGTCTGTAATTTCAAGCGTAACCGTGGTGTTAGGTAGGGCGTCGGTAGTACCTTCTATCAAAGGCGTATCATCATTGCTTGAGCCAATTGGTGATATTTCAATAACAGGAGAGGTTTGGTCGATTTCACCTGTCACGGTTACTGTTGCGCTTTCTCCCGTGGGGGTTGTTACTGACACAACGACTGAGAAGTCACCCTCATTGAGTTCGGTAGGCACTGTTTCGCTAAAGTTACCCGTTTCGTCCACAATAGTAGTAAATGTTTGTTCATTCCCTTCACTGTCTGTCACAGTGATAAGCACATTACTCCCTGCTGGCGCATCGGTTTCACCTGAAATCTCGGGTGTGGCATCGTTAGTTGGCGAGGTAACGTCAACGTTCAGTACAGGGCTACTCGGATCAAAAATGCCGTTTGCCTGTGTTTCTGCTGTATTACCTGCACTATCGGAAACCGATGCAAGAACGCTAAACTCGCCTTGTGTAACAGCATTTGGGACATCAATAGAAAACGTTCCGTCGGCTAATACTGTCGTTGTTATAGTTTGATCAGCGCCTGAACTATCTGTCACGATAATCGTTATCTCACTGCCAGGTGCAGCGTCTGTAGTACCAGAGATGTTAGGGGTTGAATCACCATTATTTCCAGGATCATTTATCGAAATAGTGGGGGCTTGTGTATCTACTTCACCCTGCGCCGTTGCAGTAGCAGTGTTGCCTATCTGATTTGTAACGCTAGCTAAAACGGTAAATTCACCATCAGACAACTCAACCTGTGTGTCTGCTGAATAGCTACCATCTACTTGCACAGTAGCTTCAATCACTTGGGTATTACCATTACTGTCCGTAATCGTAAGAGATACAACGCTTCCTGGCTCGGCATCAGTAGTGCCTGAGATGGTGGGCGTAGTGTCGTTACCCAATGCTATTGAATCGATTGTGATCGTAGGTGGCGTGACATTGATAATACCAGCGCTTTCAGCAGTAGCTGTATTGCCAACTTCGTCTGTTACGCTTGCATTGACGATAAAATCGCCTTCAACAAGTGATTCAGGTACAGTTGCTGAATAAGTACCATCATCTTGAACCGTCGTGGTGACAGTCTGTGTATTTCCTTCGCTGTCTGTAATGACAAGGGTAACTGTCGTACCAGCAGTGGCGTCCGTTGTGCCAGTGATTGTCGGCGTCGTGTCAGATAGTGTGCCTATCGTATCTATGGTAATCAACGGCGCCGTTGTGTCAATTTCACCTGTTGTTGAATTATCTGCAGTGTTACCTGTAGGCTCTGTCACAGTGACGTCAACGGTAAACGCCCCGTCGGAGAGGGCTTCTAGAACGTCGGCGCTGAATGTATTATCTGCGGTAACAGACGTGGTTAATGTTTGTACGTTGCCCTCGCTGTCGGTAATCGTTAAAGTTACCGTGCTTCCTGGAATTGCTGATGTAGTGCCGGTGACCGTCGGCGTTGGGTCGCTTGTGAGGCCTATGGGGTCTAACACAATGGTAATGTCTTGCGCTTGTTCACCTGTCCCGTTTACATTGTTGGGCTCAAGTTCATTATTGTCAGTTGCGTTTGGAGCGAATTGAAACCCAACGGGATTTACGTCTTCGTTAATACGGCCAACGCGGACAAAGTTGCTTCCGCCCTCTGTGCCTGCACCGCCATCAAGACCTGCCGCAGTAGCCTCTAACGATTCTAAAATATCCTCTTCACCTTCAAGAAGGTCAAGAAAATCGGTGTTGCTTTCTGATTGGTCTGGTTGTGTTTCAAGCGTGGCTGCGAGTGCTTCTAAGCTTTCGTCGAACACTGCAAATTCGTCGTCTGAATTACTGTCAGTGAAATCGAGTTGAAGCGGGAATGTCGTATTGGTGTTAGCAGGAAGAATTCGCAATTGACCGTCTACACTAACAGTGACCTGAGTACCCGTTTCGGTGCTGATTACATCGCCTTCGTAGACAACCACACCAACGGTTAACGCTATTGTTTCGCCCGACTCAAAACGCGTTAATGACGCTTGGCCTTCGATTGCTGTGATAATTACTTCTGCCATAAATCCTCGCAATACGCTAAAAAAATAAACTTCTCTTAAGAAGCGTAGCAAAGGATTCGGTATTCGTTACCGGACCATAGTACGGGGGCGCGTTAACCTTTGGTCTAAGCATTATTTTTCTGTCTAGGTGGTTACCCCTAAATTCTTAATATTTAGTCGAAATCTGCATCTGACAATTTGCACTACGCGTATAGTTGTCTACCCTTTTCATAAAACAGAGTTGTCAGAATTAAGCGCAACCTACAAAAGAGAACCGTGTATGAAGTCAATTACATCAGGCGTGTCTTGGCTCGCTATAGCAGCAGCCACAACAGCATTTACGC
It contains:
- a CDS encoding retention module-containing protein yields the protein MAEVIITAIEGQASLTRFESGETIALTVGVVVYEGDVISTETGTQVTVSVDGQLRILPANTNTTFPLQLDFTDSNSDDEFAVFDESLEALAATLETQPDQSESNTDFLDLLEGEEDILESLEATAAGLDGGAGTEGGSNFVRVGRINEDVNPVGFQFAPNATDNNELEPNNVNGTGEQAQDITIVLDPIGLTSDPTPTVTGTTSAIPGSTVTLTITDSEGNVQTLTTSVTADNTFSADVLEALSDGAFTVDVTVTEPTGNTADNSTTGEIDTTAPLITIDTIGTLSDTTPTITGTTDATAGTTVTLVITDSEGNTQTVTTTVQDDGTYSATVPESLVEGDFIVNASVTDEVGNTATAESAGIINVTPPTITIDSIALGNDTTPTISGTTDAEPGSVVSLTITDSNGNTQVIEATVQVDGSYSADTQVELSDGEFTVLASVTNQIGNTATATAQGEVDTQAPTISINDPGNNGDSTPNISGTTDAAPGSEITIIVTDSSGADQTITTTVLADGTFSIDVPNAVTQGEFSVLASVSDSAGNTAETQANGIFDPSSPVLNVDVTSPTNDATPEISGETDAPAGSNVLITVTDSEGNEQTFTTIVDETGNFSETVPTELNEGDFSVVVSVTTPTGESATVTVTGEIDQTSPVIEISPIGSSNDDTPLIEGTTDALPNTTVTLEITDSNGVVQSVNVLVQEDGTFSVETPEPLAEGDFTVSATVTDAAGNVGTTSINAVIDTSGPSIVIETGSPTNGSEGIGGSSDAPNAEIVVVITDNEGNTVTIVDTTDENGEFNVDIPDSIQEGDIDVEVTVTDDTGNSTTTDATIELDVTPPTVTLTPQAEGNDNTPTISGTTDASTTDDIVITIIDSQGEQQTIITNADENGNFSVDVGEPLNEGSYQVTVEITDEAGNTATVVDNGGIVDTTPPVISLQPQEITNDPTPQISGTTDLAAGTTISITVTDSQNNTQNFDIDVDENGDFNTTVPVELSEGPFTVVVSATDNAGNTASAQDSNGVIDLTAPDAPTIDAGNGTVITGTAEATVPGHWLMIPWMH